One genomic region from Sulfurimonas sp. hsl 1-7 encodes:
- the ccoG gene encoding cytochrome c oxidase accessory protein CcoG produces the protein MSQETEKKDFKIPSPWRYKRYYIFVLATVVSLVIPWISVNGNHLFLLSFDKMKLHLAFIQFDMQELYLMPFLLMLLFISIFGMTVVGGRVFCGWLCPQTIFRVVYRDLIETKLLGLRKRIANKQQEPDMSKPENKVKKVIAILIWSVLALIAGADFMWYFVPPEDFFNYLNNPAEHGVMIGFVIGVALFLIYDIVFMKENFCVYVCPYSRVQSVLYDEHTVMALYDEYRGGTIYDEEGQKGFTKQKDLLAVDETAECTTCEKCVTVCPTHIDIRKGLQLECINCLECVDACTTVMGKLGKPSLVTWSSDYEIVDRKGKTQFFRPKVLAYGAILIVITIILGLMSTTKEHMLLNINKETQAYSIAKKNDQVTVENSYTFLVQNTQREKMKYYFEVLMPEGYDGDIEVVRPLKPFNVTPEKIKKKIVILRAVGNLAKSDIEDTIIPIKIHAYALDKDGKPSEKISVLRNSTFIYPSKNQLK, from the coding sequence ATGAGTCAAGAAACAGAAAAGAAGGACTTTAAGATACCTTCACCGTGGAGATATAAGCGTTATTATATCTTTGTATTAGCGACTGTAGTATCTTTAGTGATCCCTTGGATATCGGTAAATGGAAACCATTTATTCTTATTAAGCTTTGATAAGATGAAGTTACACCTTGCTTTTATTCAATTTGATATGCAAGAGTTGTATTTAATGCCATTTTTACTGATGTTACTGTTTATCAGTATCTTTGGTATGACGGTTGTCGGTGGTCGTGTATTTTGTGGGTGGTTATGTCCGCAGACTATCTTTAGAGTTGTATATCGTGACTTAATCGAGACAAAACTTTTAGGATTAAGAAAACGTATTGCTAATAAGCAGCAAGAGCCTGACATGTCTAAACCTGAGAATAAAGTGAAGAAGGTTATAGCTATATTAATCTGGTCTGTTTTAGCACTTATTGCAGGTGCGGATTTCATGTGGTACTTTGTTCCGCCGGAAGACTTTTTTAACTACCTGAACAATCCTGCTGAACATGGAGTGATGATTGGTTTTGTTATCGGTGTAGCACTGTTCTTGATTTATGATATCGTATTTATGAAAGAGAACTTCTGTGTATATGTTTGTCCTTATTCTCGTGTACAATCAGTACTATATGATGAACATACGGTTATGGCACTTTATGATGAGTATCGTGGTGGAACTATTTATGATGAGGAAGGTCAAAAAGGCTTTACTAAGCAAAAAGATCTACTTGCCGTTGATGAGACAGCTGAATGTACGACTTGTGAGAAGTGTGTAACTGTTTGTCCTACACATATCGATATTCGTAAAGGGTTACAGTTAGAGTGTATCAACTGTTTAGAGTGTGTAGATGCTTGTACTACTGTTATGGGTAAACTAGGCAAGCCGTCACTTGTTACTTGGTCAAGTGATTACGAGATTGTTGACAGAAAAGGGAAAACTCAGTTCTTCCGTCCTAAAGTTTTAGCATATGGTGCGATCTTAATCGTTATCACTATTATCTTAGGTTTAATGAGTACAACAAAAGAGCACATGCTTTTAAATATTAATAAAGAGACTCAGGCGTACAGCATCGCTAAGAAAAACGATCAAGTGACTGTAGAAAACTCATACACATTCTTGGTACAAAATACTCAAAGAGAGAAAATGAAGTATTACTTTGAGGTGTTGATGCCAGAAGGTTACGATGGTGATATTGAAGTGGTAAGACCACTAAAACCGTTTAATGTAACTCCTGAAAAAATTAAGAAAAAAATTGTTATTTTAAGAGCTGTAGGCAATCTTGCAAAAAGTGATATTGAAGATACAATCATCCCTATTAAGATCCATGCTTATGCTTTAGATAAAGATGGTAAACCTAGTGAGAAGATTTCAGTTTTAAGAAATTCAACTTTTATCTATCCTAGTAAAAACCAGTTAAAGTAA
- a CDS encoding DUF748 domain-containing protein has protein sequence MKTIQKYLLYIVLVYAIIGFLILPFVIKSQLPKLIEQNTNTKASIETVYINPFLFKAKISGIKLYDLKEKPLLTLDSLFVDVDVYSLIYGAFNIAKLEISEPHIYIVNNVDKTINLLNIMKSSQAEQTQEVKEETNTTAPRIIIGKLDIDDAQIHYADFTRSEPFYFTFDQLDLGLKNIDTNDFNASKGAFAFYSNLGDGAFLRINTQVDGFKPLALHGHIDFKANQLYTEWTYVKDMLNFEVADGKASFNADFSINLDKLDETKVENVNIAINKLRIKPKDKSEDIINLQSFQVNNVDLLPMKQQLHIGAVLLDSLHLNVNRLKNGEIDLQNYFVIDTTNEQNQTNDDSQPWNVVVDNVDLEKISTTFTDYAVEKSVVSKVRDLNVSVKDIHLNSSKPFPYQLSTLINEKSSCRISGKIIQKPLDISSHIVCKDFDVTHYNPYIDQAARSSLKRYDILLDSLLTSLDVNLFAYDQNGTFNLKLDDSQVALNEFKLKKRSSKESLLKFDAFSFEGINFDLAKEDLVIGKINLEGLNPYLRRYKNGKLNIENIVVPKPAPKTVKKEQSKNNFHLNVKEFRVDDGKVDFYDRMLEQKSKQTISNINISVFDIDSNKNSWLTYKTSMRINRGGRVYADGKLRHTPLKQYGKFNIKNISIADINPYLNESAYVKIEDGKLALSGKTSYAKSKSRPDLSVKGKLAVSSLFINNTLDNNLLFSLNKLDVKDFTYELSPDRLYVDEVDVDSFYVDAFVDENKTLNFAKLSKKQDTNESKETKKSEPLDIKIVKVNVSNGSAKFADFSIPIKFQTDIHDLNGVIYVLSSKPGETSYINLLGEVDKYGSTTLIGSIDTSSPKLYTDLDFNFKNLELNALSGYSATFAGYKIDSGKLYLDLGYKILNSELQGKNNLVINKIILGDEIEDENVTHLPLGFVIGLLEDNEGIIDLNLPVEGNVDAPDFKYGTVIWKAFTNLVTKAVTAPFALLGSMMGIDGEELSFIEFENGKTVITPSQREKLDNIVKMMDKRPKINLGISATYDKEADLFALKREKLIAIVVKESGIKNINERENALTIDLLEDIYADLRDDDGDEKLMEKLEKEYKGEELERVYQKELLALDIEIQEVTQAELETLAKNRQLVIENYLTKEKLLNPARVTGLEINSLEDSDNGIVKNALEIKVND, from the coding sequence ATGAAAACAATCCAAAAATATCTTCTTTATATTGTCCTTGTTTATGCCATTATCGGCTTTTTAATTCTTCCGTTTGTAATTAAATCCCAACTTCCAAAACTGATTGAACAAAACACTAACACAAAAGCTTCGATAGAGACTGTTTACATCAATCCTTTTTTATTTAAAGCAAAAATTTCGGGCATAAAGCTGTACGATCTTAAAGAGAAACCTTTACTCACTTTAGATTCGTTGTTTGTTGACGTTGATGTATACTCTTTAATTTACGGTGCCTTTAATATTGCAAAATTAGAGATCAGCGAACCACATATCTATATTGTGAATAATGTAGATAAAACTATTAATCTATTAAATATAATGAAAAGTTCACAAGCTGAACAAACACAAGAGGTAAAAGAGGAAACAAACACAACTGCTCCACGGATCATAATTGGAAAACTGGATATAGATGATGCGCAAATACACTATGCAGATTTTACTCGCAGTGAACCTTTTTATTTCACATTTGATCAGCTGGACTTGGGCTTAAAAAATATAGATACAAACGATTTCAATGCCAGTAAGGGTGCCTTTGCTTTTTATTCAAATCTAGGTGACGGTGCATTTTTAAGGATCAATACTCAAGTTGACGGATTTAAACCGTTAGCATTACACGGGCATATAGATTTTAAAGCGAACCAGCTCTATACGGAGTGGACCTATGTAAAAGATATGTTGAACTTTGAAGTAGCTGACGGTAAAGCTTCATTCAATGCCGACTTTAGCATTAATTTAGACAAACTGGACGAGACGAAAGTCGAAAATGTGAATATTGCGATTAATAAGTTAAGAATAAAACCAAAAGATAAGTCAGAAGATATTATTAACCTGCAAAGTTTTCAAGTAAATAATGTAGACCTTTTACCAATGAAGCAACAACTTCATATTGGAGCAGTTTTACTAGATTCTCTACATCTTAATGTCAATAGACTTAAAAACGGTGAGATAGATCTTCAAAACTATTTTGTTATAGATACGACAAACGAGCAAAACCAAACAAACGACGATTCACAACCATGGAATGTAGTTGTCGATAATGTCGATCTAGAAAAAATTTCTACAACCTTTACAGATTATGCAGTTGAGAAGAGTGTTGTAAGTAAAGTTAGGGATCTTAATGTGAGTGTTAAAGATATTCACTTAAACTCTTCAAAACCATTTCCTTATCAACTCTCTACATTGATTAATGAAAAAAGTTCATGTAGAATTAGCGGTAAAATTATTCAAAAGCCGCTTGATATCTCTTCGCATATAGTGTGTAAAGATTTTGATGTTACTCATTACAACCCTTATATCGATCAAGCTGCACGCAGTTCACTGAAACGATACGATATTTTACTCGACTCGCTGCTTACAAGCCTAGATGTGAATCTTTTTGCTTACGATCAAAACGGAACGTTCAATCTAAAACTCGATGACTCTCAAGTAGCACTTAATGAGTTTAAATTGAAAAAAAGAAGTTCTAAAGAGAGTTTATTAAAGTTTGATGCTTTTAGTTTTGAAGGGATAAATTTTGATTTAGCCAAAGAGGATTTAGTAATTGGAAAAATCAACTTAGAAGGGTTAAATCCTTATCTTAGAAGATATAAAAACGGAAAACTCAATATTGAAAATATTGTTGTTCCCAAACCTGCTCCAAAAACAGTAAAAAAAGAGCAAAGCAAAAATAATTTTCATCTCAATGTAAAAGAGTTTAGAGTTGATGATGGAAAAGTTGACTTTTATGACAGGATGTTGGAGCAAAAATCAAAACAAACTATCTCAAATATCAATATCTCTGTTTTTGATATAGACAGTAATAAAAACAGCTGGTTAACATACAAAACCTCTATGCGCATAAATAGAGGAGGAAGGGTTTATGCTGATGGAAAACTACGTCATACTCCTTTAAAACAATATGGAAAATTCAATATTAAAAATATTTCGATCGCAGATATAAACCCTTATCTCAATGAATCTGCATATGTAAAAATTGAAGACGGGAAATTGGCTTTAAGCGGAAAAACAAGCTATGCGAAGTCAAAAAGCAGACCCGATCTTAGTGTGAAAGGGAAACTGGCTGTTAGTTCTCTGTTTATCAACAATACATTAGATAATAACCTGCTGTTTTCACTCAATAAGCTAGATGTAAAAGATTTTACCTATGAACTCTCACCTGATCGACTTTATGTTGATGAGGTAGATGTAGATTCATTTTATGTAGATGCTTTTGTAGATGAAAATAAAACACTCAACTTTGCAAAACTAAGTAAAAAACAGGATACAAACGAGAGTAAAGAGACGAAAAAAAGTGAACCTTTAGATATAAAAATTGTAAAAGTAAATGTTTCAAACGGAAGTGCTAAATTTGCAGATTTTTCTATTCCGATTAAGTTTCAAACAGATATTCATGATCTAAACGGTGTGATCTATGTACTCTCTTCCAAACCGGGTGAAACAAGTTATATAAATTTACTCGGTGAAGTTGACAAATATGGTTCTACGACGCTTATTGGAAGCATAGATACTTCAAGTCCAAAACTTTACACAGATCTAGATTTTAATTTTAAAAATTTAGAGTTAAATGCACTGAGCGGTTACAGTGCCACATTTGCAGGGTATAAGATCGATTCTGGGAAACTTTATCTTGACCTGGGCTATAAGATTCTAAATTCTGAACTTCAAGGGAAAAATAATCTTGTAATTAACAAGATCATATTAGGTGATGAGATCGAAGATGAAAATGTGACACATCTGCCGCTTGGTTTTGTGATCGGATTGCTTGAAGATAATGAAGGTATTATTGATCTAAATCTGCCGGTAGAGGGGAATGTGGATGCACCTGATTTTAAATACGGCACAGTTATCTGGAAAGCATTTACAAACCTTGTAACAAAAGCTGTAACAGCACCGTTTGCACTGCTTGGTTCTATGATGGGGATTGACGGTGAAGAGTTGTCGTTCATAGAGTTTGAGAACGGAAAAACAGTGATAACACCTTCACAAAGAGAGAAACTGGACAATATAGTCAAGATGATGGATAAACGTCCTAAAATTAATTTAGGGATCTCTGCAACTTACGATAAAGAAGCGGATCTCTTTGCATTAAAAAGAGAAAAATTAATAGCAATCGTAGTTAAAGAAAGCGGTATAAAAAATATTAACGAAAGAGAAAATGCTTTAACAATTGATCTTTTAGAGGATATTTATGCAGATCTCCGTGATGATGACGGAGATGAAAAGCTGATGGAAAAACTTGAAAAAGAGTATAAGGGTGAAGAGCTCGAGAGAGTGTATCAAAAAGAGCTGTTGGCATTAGATATAGAGATTCAGGAAGTGACTCAGGCAGAACTTGAAACACTTGCAAAAAATAGACAGCTTGTAATAGAGAATTATCTGACAAAAGAGAAACTCTTAAACCCTGCAAGAGTGACAGGACTAGAGATAAATTCATTAGAAGATAGTGACAACGGCATTGTAAAAAATGCTTTAGAGATAAAAGTAAATGATTAG
- a CDS encoding YeiH family protein: MAFSKENRKGTISGIIFVAIFAAAATMIADIAAVKALGISPLVIGIVLGIFYANTLHNHVPSAWGTGITFSGKKILRFAIVFYGFRITFQEIMDVGMSGFMVSLIMLATTFILGSYLGYKIFKMDKETSMLTASGASVCGAAAVLATEPVLKAEGHKTAVAVSMVVLFGTISMFLYPVLYAAVIEPATGFLHMTPQEFGIYVGGTIHEVAQVVAVPASIAGAPADMANSAVIVKMTRVIMIAPMLILLGIYLSMEAKKSGSAAGGVKLVIPWFAVYFIGMAGFNSLQLVPTDVVSVINEIDTFLLTMAMTALGMGTIFSKFKGLGLAPLYTAGAMFLWLVIGGFIVTKLVVATFS, encoded by the coding sequence ATGGCTTTTTCAAAAGAAAATAGAAAAGGTACAATCTCTGGAATTATATTTGTTGCTATCTTTGCAGCGGCAGCAACTATGATTGCAGATATTGCTGCTGTAAAAGCTTTAGGTATATCTCCACTGGTAATCGGTATCGTTTTAGGTATATTCTATGCAAACACTTTACACAATCACGTCCCAAGTGCTTGGGGAACAGGTATAACATTTTCAGGGAAAAAAATTCTTCGTTTTGCAATCGTATTTTACGGTTTTAGAATTACATTCCAAGAGATTATGGATGTAGGTATGAGTGGTTTTATGGTGTCTCTCATTATGTTAGCGACAACATTTATTCTCGGATCGTACTTAGGATATAAAATTTTCAAAATGGATAAAGAAACATCAATGCTTACAGCTTCTGGTGCTTCTGTTTGTGGTGCTGCTGCAGTTCTTGCAACTGAGCCGGTACTTAAAGCTGAAGGGCATAAAACGGCAGTTGCGGTTTCTATGGTTGTACTTTTTGGTACTATCTCAATGTTCTTGTATCCGGTATTATATGCGGCAGTTATTGAACCGGCAACTGGCTTTTTACACATGACTCCTCAAGAGTTTGGTATCTATGTTGGTGGTACTATTCATGAAGTTGCACAAGTTGTTGCTGTTCCTGCTTCAATTGCTGGTGCTCCGGCAGATATGGCAAACTCGGCGGTAATCGTAAAAATGACACGTGTTATCATGATCGCACCGATGCTTATTCTTTTAGGAATTTATCTTTCAATGGAAGCAAAAAAATCTGGTTCAGCAGCAGGTGGTGTAAAACTTGTTATACCTTGGTTTGCTGTATACTTCATCGGTATGGCAGGGTTTAATTCACTTCAGTTAGTACCGACTGATGTTGTTAGTGTTATTAATGAGATCGATACATTCTTATTAACTATGGCAATGACTGCTTTAGGTATGGGGACAATATTCTCTAAATTTAAAGGTTTAGGTTTAGCACCGCTTTACACAGCAGGTGCAATGTTCTTATGGTTAGTAATCGGTGGTTTCATCGTTACGAAACTTGTAGTAGCTACATTTTCATAA